The sequence below is a genomic window from Rhodothermales bacterium.
GACCGCTCACACGCACTGCGATGGCGGGCCATACCACGAATGTTGCGACCGTAGCTCTCGCTCGTGTCACGGGTTACGACCGCACCGTAATCCGCGACGCCGTCGAAGCCATGTTCAACAGCCTCGGAGGCCTGGGCGATGTCGTGAGGCCGGGCGCCCGCGTTGGCATCAAGATCAACCTGACAGGAGGACACGGGTGGGCGACGGATTTCTACAATCAGACCGGAGGCATGCACCCCGGCGAGACGTTCTGGACGCATCCTGAGGTCCTGCGCGCAGTCGGAGAATTGATTCGTGACGCCGGCGCAGGTCAGATCACGATCATGGAGGCGATATACGACCAGGAGTCGTACAACGACTGGGGATACTACACGATGGCCAGGCAGCTGGGCGCCGATTTCGTGGACCTGAATCAGGTCGCGCCCTATGCCGGCTATGCGGTGCGTCCGGTCGGTGACGGAGCGTTCATTTACGACGACTTCACACAGAACGGAGTGCTCAACGAGTTCGACTGCGTGGTCTCGCTGGCTAAATCGAAGCGGCACAATGGCGCCGGCGTCACTCACGGGATGAAGAACCTCGTCGGCACCCTGCCGCTTCCTTCAGGACTGTATAACAACGGACAGGGACATCGAGCCGCCATACACGAGCTGCGAAACTACGAGGGCAACATGTCGAGCAACCTGTGTCGGGTTGTGCTGGATCTCAATCATGCT
It includes:
- a CDS encoding DUF362 domain-containing protein: MSHQRHRKMCPGRRMSRRRFVSSVTTATAGMLVAGPLTRTAMAGHTTNVATVALARVTGYDRTVIRDAVEAMFNSLGGLGDVVRPGARVGIKINLTGGHGWATDFYNQTGGMHPGETFWTHPEVLRAVGELIRDAGAGQITIMEAIYDQESYNDWGYYTMARQLGADFVDLNQVAPYAGYAVRPVGDGAFIYDDFTQNGVLNEFDCVVSLAKSKRHNGAGVTHGMKNLVGTLPLPSGLYNNGQGHRAAIHELRNYEGNMSSNLCRVVLDLNHATPIHLVVNDAVRTVLGGEGPWGPLATASFDTLIASKDPVAADSIATQVIGFNPIAADMTHPFPDGLNYLRLAQERGMGIADPNQIDVVTSYSTNIDKPDPDQGALGMSIFPNPFSQNATIQLSLEAATYATLDMLNIDGRRVRRLLSRSIPAGVTRIDWDGRTDAGLPVPAGVYVARLDAAGRHAHRKVIRISTN